Proteins co-encoded in one Xiphophorus couchianus chromosome 3, X_couchianus-1.0, whole genome shotgun sequence genomic window:
- the LOC114141606 gene encoding basic helix-loop-helix transcription factor scleraxis, which yields MTFAMLRTPPPAGRFLYGDIGLLSEDDDENCSEGSGSEDRTSSSSHSASFCLSSSSQSAFHIKVNRKRKMCGGTGVSVTNLTDRLGPPGSSPHGEVRQRTAANARERDRTNSVNTAFTALRTLIPTEPADRKLSKIETLRLASSYISHLGNVLLLGEGLHDGQPCHAPSPPFFHVSASPTRGSDQSAQPKHICTFCLSNQRKMNKDRDRKTSIRS from the exons ATGACTTTTGCCATGCTACGCACTCCACCTCCAGCAGGCCGCTTCTTGTACGGAGACATCGGCCTCCTCTCCGAAGACGACGACGAGAACTGCAGCGAGGGCTCAGGCTCTGAGGACCGCACCAGCAGCTCCTCCCACTCCGCGTCCTTTTGCCTGTCCTCGTCGTCCCAGTCCGCCTTCCACATCAAGGTGAACAGGAAGAGAAAGATGTGCGGGGGCACCGGGGTGAGCGTCACAAACTTGACGGACAGGCTCGGACCCCCGGGCTCGTCTCCTCACGGCGAAGTCCGCCAGAGGACGGCGGCCAACGCACGGGAAAGAGATCGCACCAATTCTGTCAACACGGCGTTCACGGCGCTTCGCACGCTCATCCCCACCGAGCCGGCCGACAG GAAACTGTCAAAGATTGAGACGCTACGTCTGGCCAGCAGCTACATAAGCCATCTGGGGAACGTCTTGCTCCTGGGCGAAGGGCTTCACGACGGACAGCCGTGCCACGCCCCCTCGCCTCCATTCTTCCACGTCAGCGCCTCCCCCACCCGAGGGTCCGACCAATCGGCTCAGCCCAAGCACATCTGTACCTTCTGCCTCAGCAACCAGCGGAAAATG